One Bdellovibrio sp. ArHS genomic region harbors:
- the ybeY gene encoding rRNA maturation RNase YbeY → MQVLIVNESKHAVPRKFIARWMQDLERELKKRRVLKASHAQKELTLVFLDKGPAKKINYEFRGKDYATDVLSFDSMEPTSFGELVMCPEVLKKQAREHGLSFQHELGYMLLHGVLHLLGYDHETNEKDAKEMLDLQDAVFERLLKNLSA, encoded by the coding sequence ATGCAAGTTCTGATCGTTAACGAATCCAAACACGCCGTTCCCCGTAAATTCATCGCACGGTGGATGCAAGATCTTGAGCGCGAGCTTAAAAAACGTCGTGTCTTGAAGGCAAGTCACGCGCAAAAAGAACTCACTTTGGTTTTTTTAGATAAGGGGCCCGCGAAGAAAATCAATTACGAATTTCGCGGGAAGGATTACGCCACGGACGTTCTCAGTTTTGACTCGATGGAGCCGACTTCTTTTGGGGAGTTGGTGATGTGTCCTGAGGTCCTAAAGAAACAGGCTCGGGAGCACGGGCTGAGCTTTCAACATGAATTGGGTTACATGCTTTTACACGGAGTCTTGCATCTGTTGGGTTATGATCATGAAACCAACGAAAAGGATGCCAAGGAAATGTTGGACCTCCAAGACGCTGTTTTCGAAAGGCTTTTGAAAAATCTTTCCGCCTAA
- the prfB gene encoding peptide chain release factor 2, which yields MNHRKSKAELVLSKVSPRNFGGIFDLDKKKKRLDELAIQAENPSLWEKPAEMQKLNKEKTLLERAVGEFDSFANRLSDAKVLLEMAMEAQDEGSFSEVKSEVTSLEKYGQDLELKRVLNGELDANSAYLSINSGAGGTESCDWAEMLLRMYTRYADKHGYKVSVVEMTEGEGAGIKSCTLLVEGPYAYGYLKAESGVHRLVRISPFDSNARRHTSFASVFAWAEVDDDINIEIRPEDIRVETFRSSGAGGQHVNKTDSAVRMYHTPTGIVVSCQMERSQIQNREKAMKMLKARLYELEVEKRNAEKDAMNSQKKANEWGSQIRSYVMHPYQMVKDHRTDFETNQVDDVMDGDLDGFIMAFLKSQITTEAKPQ from the coding sequence CTGAATCATCGGAAATCAAAAGCAGAATTGGTGCTCTCGAAAGTTTCTCCACGGAACTTCGGGGGTATCTTTGACTTAGATAAAAAGAAAAAGCGCCTGGATGAACTGGCTATTCAAGCCGAAAATCCCTCGTTATGGGAAAAGCCTGCAGAAATGCAAAAACTCAATAAAGAAAAAACTCTGCTGGAAAGAGCCGTCGGCGAGTTCGATTCTTTTGCAAATCGTCTGAGCGATGCCAAGGTTCTTCTGGAAATGGCGATGGAAGCTCAAGATGAAGGCAGTTTTAGCGAAGTAAAATCAGAAGTGACCTCCTTAGAGAAATATGGGCAGGATTTGGAACTCAAACGAGTTCTTAACGGCGAATTGGATGCCAATAGTGCTTACCTGTCCATCAACTCGGGGGCGGGTGGTACCGAATCTTGTGACTGGGCCGAAATGCTTTTGCGCATGTACACGCGTTATGCCGATAAGCATGGCTACAAGGTCAGCGTTGTCGAAATGACAGAGGGTGAGGGCGCCGGAATTAAATCCTGCACCTTGCTAGTAGAGGGACCTTACGCCTACGGTTATTTGAAGGCCGAATCCGGAGTGCATCGCCTTGTGCGTATTTCTCCGTTTGATTCCAATGCCCGCAGACACACTTCTTTTGCCTCGGTTTTTGCGTGGGCAGAGGTGGACGACGATATCAATATCGAAATTCGTCCCGAAGATATTCGCGTCGAGACCTTCCGTTCCAGTGGTGCGGGTGGGCAGCACGTCAATAAAACAGACTCTGCGGTCCGTATGTATCACACGCCGACCGGCATCGTTGTTTCCTGTCAGATGGAGCGCTCACAAATCCAAAATAGAGAAAAGGCGATGAAGATGTTGAAAGCCCGCCTTTATGAATTGGAAGTTGAAAAGCGCAACGCGGAAAAAGATGCAATGAACTCCCAGAAAAAAGCCAATGAGTGGGGCTCGCAGATTCGCTCATACGTGATGCATCCTTATCAAATGGTAAAAGATCACCGAACTGATTTTGAAACTAATCAGGTGGATGATGTGATGGACGGTGATTTGGATGGCTTTATTATGGCCTTTTTAAAGTCACAGATCACCACCGAGGCGAAACCTCAGTGA
- a CDS encoding HDIG domain-containing metalloprotein gives MQRGKQTKKGESPATRVNYEDHSLKFLDWVDSIGLEKTFFGRMVQIMEEKFFIRRAALIFLYCVLLSYTIFYQLDVPYNFNVGDVAKFDVVSPIGFEMTDEVTTEEKRFKAEYSVPIVYDFDTSVFERVSVNLIHSFRSMRAYYRETKWSSSPAEHRRQVKEFFQHKKQFEKELGVVVSDFMFEWLVDLKFTPRIEAVIIRNLESWYDKKIAEAPDRFIPANQANVLARVVHKNNLGKEFPIAREEIQDLQAPENFEFDAKKDLNRFSESDQANLLYFARSLLVPNLTLNKQETASRRQAARDAVIPVTITIKKNQAIISQGAVIQPFQMAVIKQIENIRADKRKDIMALSMALMLSVAILVFFSYLKRFTMNKIRIEFKDVTVMMLIAFGAILFTKVYMFITDAAFASKMGHIIPPSIFLYAAPVAAGPMLVGLLITYGEIVWLFTAFLSVCLGIMVDYNYSFMFVSLVGGIAAARGVFNCKTRNDIYFAGVRTGVVNALMIAFILTMTKFDQEGGLKEILLSIPAGFLGGIFSALVTMMFIPLLESVFNYTTDVKLLELSNLNHPLLKEMIVKAPGTYHHSMMVGSMVEAAAEEIGANPLLGKVMCYYHDIGKMEHANYFIENQKPGHNPHDHISPFMSKTLLIAHVKDGIEMGMAYKLGKPILDGIVQHHGTTLISYFYNKALDLKKEDDPEISDQDFRYPGPKPQFRESALCMLADSIEAAARSLDEPTPARLQNIVRNIIQRKFSDAQLDECNLTLKDISKVEAAFVRILLGIYHQRIDYPRSAGGGLGETNASSDR, from the coding sequence ATGCAGCGAGGTAAGCAAACTAAAAAAGGCGAGAGTCCTGCGACTCGAGTCAACTATGAGGATCACAGTCTTAAGTTCTTAGACTGGGTGGATTCCATTGGCCTTGAAAAGACTTTCTTCGGTCGCATGGTGCAAATCATGGAAGAGAAGTTCTTTATCCGTCGTGCAGCGCTGATTTTCCTCTACTGTGTTCTTCTTTCCTACACGATTTTTTATCAGTTGGATGTCCCTTATAACTTCAATGTCGGCGATGTCGCGAAATTCGATGTGGTTTCTCCTATCGGATTTGAAATGACAGATGAAGTGACGACCGAAGAAAAGCGCTTTAAAGCGGAATACTCGGTGCCTATCGTTTACGACTTCGACACCAGCGTCTTTGAGCGGGTTTCCGTTAATCTGATTCACTCCTTCAGAAGCATGCGTGCTTATTATCGCGAGACCAAGTGGTCTTCGTCTCCGGCAGAGCATCGACGCCAGGTGAAAGAGTTCTTCCAACATAAGAAGCAGTTTGAAAAAGAACTCGGCGTCGTGGTTTCGGATTTTATGTTCGAATGGCTGGTGGACCTGAAGTTCACGCCCAGAATCGAAGCTGTTATCATCCGCAATCTGGAAAGCTGGTATGATAAAAAAATCGCCGAGGCGCCGGATCGATTTATCCCCGCGAATCAGGCCAATGTGCTTGCGCGGGTCGTTCATAAAAACAATCTGGGTAAAGAGTTCCCGATTGCGCGTGAAGAAATTCAGGATCTGCAGGCGCCAGAGAATTTTGAATTCGATGCCAAAAAGGACCTGAATAGATTTTCTGAAAGCGACCAGGCGAATTTATTGTATTTCGCCCGTTCTTTGTTGGTTCCAAACCTGACACTGAACAAGCAGGAAACGGCGTCGCGCCGACAAGCGGCACGGGATGCGGTGATTCCAGTGACGATCACAATCAAAAAGAATCAAGCGATTATCTCGCAAGGCGCCGTGATTCAGCCTTTTCAAATGGCGGTGATCAAACAGATTGAAAACATCCGCGCGGATAAACGCAAAGACATCATGGCGCTTTCCATGGCGCTGATGCTTTCCGTTGCGATTTTGGTTTTCTTCTCGTACTTAAAACGTTTCACCATGAACAAGATCCGCATCGAGTTTAAAGATGTCACAGTGATGATGTTGATTGCCTTTGGCGCGATCCTTTTTACCAAGGTCTATATGTTCATCACAGACGCCGCGTTCGCTTCCAAGATGGGGCATATTATTCCGCCGTCGATCTTTTTGTACGCGGCCCCGGTGGCGGCGGGCCCGATGTTGGTGGGTCTGTTGATCACTTATGGCGAAATCGTGTGGCTTTTTACCGCATTCCTTTCTGTCTGCCTGGGGATCATGGTGGACTATAATTATAGTTTCATGTTCGTGAGTTTGGTGGGCGGAATCGCCGCAGCTCGGGGCGTGTTCAATTGTAAAACCCGCAATGATATTTACTTCGCGGGTGTCAGAACGGGAGTTGTGAATGCGTTAATGATCGCCTTCATTCTGACAATGACGAAGTTCGATCAAGAAGGGGGCTTGAAAGAAATTCTGCTTTCGATCCCTGCAGGATTTTTGGGCGGTATTTTCAGCGCCTTGGTGACCATGATGTTCATTCCTCTTTTGGAGTCGGTCTTCAATTACACCACGGATGTAAAGCTTTTAGAGCTTAGTAATCTGAACCATCCGCTTTTGAAAGAAATGATTGTCAAGGCTCCCGGAACTTATCACCACTCCATGATGGTGGGGTCGATGGTGGAAGCTGCGGCAGAAGAAATCGGCGCCAACCCGCTTCTGGGTAAGGTGATGTGCTACTATCATGATATCGGTAAGATGGAGCACGCCAATTATTTTATCGAAAACCAGAAGCCCGGCCATAATCCTCACGATCATATTTCTCCGTTCATGAGTAAAACCCTGCTTATTGCGCACGTGAAAGACGGTATTGAGATGGGAATGGCTTACAAGCTAGGAAAACCCATCCTGGACGGGATCGTCCAGCATCACGGAACGACCTTGATTTCGTATTTCTATAATAAAGCTCTGGACCTGAAAAAAGAAGACGATCCTGAAATCAGTGATCAGGATTTCCGCTACCCGGGACCGAAACCGCAGTTTCGTGAATCCGCTCTTTGTATGCTCGCGGATAGTATCGAGGCGGCCGCGCGCTCTTTGGATGAGCCGACACCGGCACGTCTGCAGAATATTGTGAGAAACATCATTCAAAGAAAATTCTCGGACGCGCAATTGGATGAGTGTAATTTGACCTTAAAGGATATTTCCAAAGTTGAGGCGGCCTTCGTTCGTATTCTTCTTGGAATTTATCATCAGCGCATTGATTATCCACGCAGCGCGGGTGGGGGATTGGGCGAAACCAATGCAAGTTCTGATCGTTAA
- a CDS encoding HNH endonuclease signature motif containing protein, whose product MSKSTRELDAKIKSLSGNERTLLKIVILTIAEIDGCRSYQEMGYANIFDYLTKEVGYSEGSAQRRIDAARLIREIPEAAELIESGEIKLNQVSMLQKASRELMGERNIKIPASDKKELLTHIMNRSHSETQREIASFFDLPIVQEARSHTQADESVRIEFTLSKRQYEKLKQAQGLLAHSLSTNDIPRFIEAMCDKVISQKTKAGASGEIAANSTEGKVSNEGSTATVAVSSRVRKMMLAKQPCCQFKIPSTGKICGSTWLLQVDHIQPRWSGGDNSMENLQVLCAQHNKLKYRLEAGRRFR is encoded by the coding sequence ATGTCAAAATCAACGCGGGAACTTGATGCGAAAATTAAATCCCTGTCGGGCAATGAGCGAACTTTGTTAAAGATCGTCATTCTGACAATTGCCGAAATCGACGGCTGTCGAAGCTACCAAGAAATGGGGTACGCCAATATTTTCGACTATCTGACGAAAGAGGTGGGTTATAGTGAAGGCAGTGCGCAACGACGGATTGATGCCGCAAGGTTGATTCGCGAAATCCCTGAAGCTGCTGAACTCATCGAGTCCGGAGAAATCAAATTGAATCAAGTGTCGATGCTTCAGAAGGCGTCCCGGGAGCTTATGGGAGAACGTAATATTAAAATTCCCGCATCGGATAAAAAAGAGCTTTTGACTCACATAATGAATCGCAGTCACAGTGAAACCCAGCGCGAAATCGCCTCATTTTTTGATTTGCCTATTGTTCAAGAAGCAAGAAGCCATACGCAGGCGGATGAGAGTGTTCGCATCGAATTTACTTTGAGCAAAAGGCAGTATGAGAAGTTAAAGCAAGCGCAAGGTCTTCTGGCGCATTCTTTATCTACAAATGATATCCCACGCTTTATAGAAGCCATGTGCGATAAGGTCATCTCGCAGAAAACAAAGGCTGGAGCGTCGGGCGAAATCGCCGCAAATTCAACAGAAGGAAAAGTTAGCAACGAAGGTTCCACCGCCACGGTGGCGGTAAGCAGTCGCGTTAGAAAAATGATGCTCGCAAAGCAACCCTGCTGTCAGTTTAAGATTCCATCTACGGGAAAAATATGCGGAAGCACTTGGCTTCTTCAAGTCGATCACATTCAGCCTCGCTGGAGTGGGGGAGATAACTCGATGGAAAATCTTCAGGTTCTGTGTGCCCAACATAACAAGTTGAAATATCGATTGGAAGCGGGACGGCGGTTTAGATAG
- a CDS encoding ABC transporter permease yields the protein MWIAWRLLISRKTLFGGSAPLSLLGLILGVAALVASMAVMSGFESTLKHAMADVSGHAQVVKRSRFPDDYKELEERIRKAEPTLVGASRFVFIEAVLAHQGKISGILIQGVDTQEVSKVLNFNKRVMSGSADLTSSSSSEVPFALMGKGLAAKMNLKVGDRFRVVVPVADTVDPSKFQRRVGEFQLHGILDLGKYDWNERFILSDLQATQKLADIGDRYSGLLLRFQDVDYARQAAFNLSHVLGSPYWVRDWRDSNENLFEAVSVERPGIFFVVLIITLVAAFNVSSTLLVNVVRRYKDIAILKTVGLSRKDIVKIFAFQGLLMGAIGIFFGFILGFILCLLFNFAQSRLGLIAGEVYRLDSIDVNIRLVDSIAIIVATLVICFIATLAPARRGGRLNPVEGLRNE from the coding sequence ATGTGGATTGCATGGCGATTGCTGATTTCCCGAAAGACTCTTTTCGGGGGCTCGGCACCTTTGTCGCTCTTGGGATTGATTCTGGGTGTGGCCGCTTTGGTGGCCTCGATGGCCGTGATGAGCGGATTTGAATCCACTCTGAAACATGCCATGGCCGATGTCTCTGGTCATGCTCAGGTGGTTAAACGATCGCGTTTTCCCGACGATTACAAAGAGCTTGAAGAGCGCATTCGTAAAGCTGAGCCCACGTTAGTGGGCGCGTCCCGATTTGTTTTTATTGAAGCCGTTTTAGCGCATCAGGGAAAGATTTCGGGCATTCTGATTCAAGGCGTGGACACCCAAGAGGTTTCTAAAGTTCTCAACTTCAACAAACGTGTGATGAGTGGATCTGCGGATCTGACCTCGTCATCTTCGTCGGAAGTCCCGTTCGCCTTGATGGGCAAGGGCTTGGCGGCGAAGATGAATTTAAAGGTAGGCGACAGATTTCGCGTGGTGGTTCCGGTGGCTGATACTGTCGATCCGTCAAAATTTCAACGTCGCGTAGGCGAGTTTCAACTGCACGGAATTTTGGATTTAGGAAAGTACGATTGGAACGAGCGCTTCATACTCAGTGATTTGCAAGCCACGCAAAAACTTGCTGATATCGGAGATCGTTACTCAGGCTTGCTTTTGCGTTTTCAAGATGTGGACTATGCCCGCCAGGCGGCCTTCAATCTCAGTCATGTGTTGGGATCTCCATACTGGGTGCGCGATTGGCGGGATTCTAATGAGAATCTTTTCGAGGCCGTGAGCGTGGAACGTCCCGGAATTTTCTTCGTTGTTCTGATTATCACCTTGGTGGCGGCGTTCAATGTCTCTTCTACTCTTTTAGTGAATGTGGTTCGTCGCTATAAAGATATCGCGATTCTAAAAACAGTGGGCCTATCCCGCAAAGACATCGTCAAAATTTTCGCTTTCCAGGGTTTGCTCATGGGGGCGATCGGTATTTTCTTTGGCTTTATCCTGGGATTCATTCTATGTCTTCTCTTTAATTTTGCCCAAAGCCGATTGGGGCTGATCGCTGGGGAAGTGTATCGTCTGGATTCCATCGATGTGAACATTCGCTTGGTCGACTCTATCGCCATTATTGTGGCGACTTTAGTAATCTGTTTCATCGCCACCTTAGCTCCTGCGCGGCGGGGCGGGCGGCTGAACCCCGTGGAAGGGCTTCGCAATGAATGA
- the mazG gene encoding nucleoside triphosphate pyrophosphohydrolase, which yields MAAIPTNLRQIESLVEIVARLRGPDGCPWDKEQTHESLTQYAIEETHELVEVLEAPNNPAKDFKIKEELGDVLFQVILHTQLASERGAFTLADVIEGISEKLVRRHPHVFAGVSVADSEEVKRNWEDIKKAEKAAALAASGGSEPSASPYALNVPPLPALQRAYKIGKRTEKLQFDWEDAEGAMNKVEEEFTELREAIEEGTDEHVQAELGDVLFSLAQLSRHLDLDPEQILRRGNVKFETRFNKMIEQAAADGVDWGSLSMDDKDRYWIKAKEVLKKKA from the coding sequence ATGGCTGCAATTCCCACTAACTTACGTCAAATTGAGTCCTTAGTCGAGATCGTAGCGCGTCTACGCGGCCCCGACGGTTGCCCTTGGGACAAAGAACAGACACACGAGTCTTTGACTCAGTACGCAATTGAAGAGACGCATGAGTTGGTAGAGGTTTTAGAGGCCCCCAATAACCCTGCCAAAGACTTTAAAATCAAAGAGGAGCTTGGCGACGTCCTGTTTCAGGTGATTCTACACACACAGTTGGCCTCTGAGCGAGGAGCATTTACTTTAGCCGACGTTATTGAGGGAATTTCAGAAAAACTTGTGCGAAGACACCCTCACGTCTTTGCCGGTGTGTCGGTGGCGGACTCTGAAGAGGTGAAGCGCAACTGGGAGGACATCAAGAAGGCAGAAAAAGCGGCAGCACTAGCGGCCTCGGGAGGTTCTGAACCTTCAGCTTCGCCTTATGCTTTGAATGTGCCTCCTCTTCCCGCTTTGCAACGCGCTTACAAAATTGGCAAACGCACTGAGAAGCTGCAGTTTGACTGGGAAGATGCCGAAGGCGCGATGAATAAAGTTGAAGAAGAATTCACGGAACTTCGCGAAGCCATTGAAGAAGGCACCGACGAACACGTCCAAGCGGAACTCGGAGATGTTTTGTTTTCTTTAGCACAGCTAAGTCGACATTTGGATCTTGATCCAGAACAAATCCTTCGCCGCGGAAACGTGAAATTTGAAACTCGGTTTAATAAAATGATTGAGCAGGCCGCCGCCGATGGCGTTGACTGGGGCTCTTTGAGCATGGATGACAAAGATCGATATTGGATAAAGGCCAAGGAAGTTCTGAAGAAGAAAGCTTAG
- a CDS encoding PilZ domain-containing protein: MGGVQTATNTVQWYILRGEMKYGPYEYKSLITMIQNGELFDYNYVWAPHMENWTLVGDLQEFSKDRLCRLIETKDHLSGAFKERKFPRVDLVTPVYAHDDHTFFDGNTLSVSENGALVLLNDPLLQLGQKIMINFRVSENNPQTFNVLCEIVRKNYSKQRLNVKSGLHYAVRFLQVQDQGMAQLTKWTRGGVSKEETNDGILKVHE, translated from the coding sequence ATGGGTGGGGTACAAACAGCAACGAATACAGTTCAGTGGTACATTCTTCGTGGGGAAATGAAATATGGTCCCTACGAATATAAATCCCTGATCACGATGATCCAAAATGGCGAGCTTTTCGACTATAACTATGTCTGGGCTCCGCACATGGAAAATTGGACTCTCGTGGGAGACCTTCAGGAGTTTTCCAAAGACCGCCTTTGCCGCCTGATCGAGACTAAAGATCACCTTTCCGGCGCATTCAAAGAGCGTAAATTTCCACGCGTAGACCTGGTCACTCCGGTTTACGCTCACGATGATCATACATTTTTTGACGGCAACACTCTTAGTGTGAGCGAAAACGGAGCCTTGGTTCTTTTGAATGATCCCTTGCTTCAACTCGGTCAGAAAATCATGATCAATTTCAGAGTTTCTGAGAACAACCCTCAGACATTCAATGTGCTTTGCGAGATCGTTCGCAAGAACTACTCCAAACAAAGACTTAACGTAAAATCTGGTTTGCATTATGCAGTTCGTTTCCTCCAAGTGCAAGATCAGGGCATGGCGCAGTTAACAAAATGGACACGCGGTGGCGTTTCCAAGGAGGAAACAAATGATGGCATTCTTAAAGTTCATGAATGA
- the bamA gene encoding outer membrane protein assembly factor BamA → MSKLLCVLLITSLFSMGWAAPAKKKTAKNSKASVQAAAPVPSGLVIKNIEVAGNRKIEKDAILTKITSKVGAEYSAQSIRDDVEALFKLGFFNDIEVSRQVTGKDVVLTYKVLEKPSIVEITYEGNSEVKSDDIADATGIKAYQLLNMAKVKEAVEKIQKLYEDKGYFLAKVDAEVQNINKDETVRLVFKVRENDKVKVKKITFLGNKNLGDGQLKSKMLTQEGGFFSGLSGSGQYKQEMFERDVQILRFLYWNQGYVQAKVDRPQVTVTPDKKNIYITIRIEEGEQYDVGEVDFAGDILFPKQELYEAIKIDDNGVFAYDVLQKDISELTAKYGDLGYAYANVIPRTAFNAKERKVNLIFEFDKGSKVYFGKINMIGNTKTRDKVIRRELKINEGELYNETRRRQSLENIQRLGYFEEVNFKTSIDPERTEVMNVDIAVKERNTGQIQLGAGYGTSQGFTLQGSINQANFLGKGQNLGASLNLSNTGSYYSLSFTEPYFNDTLWSVGGDLYQSANSARADYDEKHTGGAIRFGHPLAEFTRGYLRYKYDDTLLEEKFDSEEQSLTDRDLFPLETASGVTSSVTATIDYDTRNDRQMPTKGMYASASYEYAGLGGDLKFTRMNTNFRYYKNLFWDVVWRNNISYARIDSLEGQDVPFSELYLLGGPYSLRGYRSYRVGKMKLSNKIKAKIIADNPGISDEEATKRAMRFYGGTQQAMYQTELQFPLVKEAGIMGAGFFDVGAADDLLSEDNFYADVGFGIRWYSPIGVLRFEWGFPLNRDPLYHDATVFEFSIGPSF, encoded by the coding sequence TTGAGTAAGCTTCTTTGTGTCTTGTTAATTACTTCTTTATTTTCGATGGGTTGGGCTGCTCCCGCCAAGAAGAAAACCGCTAAAAACTCGAAGGCGTCTGTACAAGCGGCGGCGCCGGTGCCATCGGGCTTGGTGATCAAAAACATCGAGGTCGCGGGAAATCGTAAAATTGAAAAAGATGCGATTCTAACCAAGATCACTTCTAAGGTGGGTGCCGAGTATTCTGCGCAAAGCATTCGCGATGATGTGGAAGCGTTGTTTAAGCTGGGATTCTTTAACGACATTGAAGTCAGTCGTCAGGTGACCGGCAAAGATGTTGTTTTGACTTACAAAGTTCTTGAGAAGCCTTCCATTGTGGAAATCACTTACGAAGGCAATAGCGAAGTGAAGTCTGACGACATCGCCGATGCCACGGGAATCAAAGCGTATCAGTTGTTAAACATGGCCAAGGTCAAAGAGGCCGTTGAAAAAATCCAAAAGCTTTACGAAGACAAAGGTTATTTCCTGGCGAAGGTGGACGCTGAAGTTCAAAATATCAATAAAGACGAAACCGTCCGCTTGGTTTTCAAAGTTCGTGAAAATGACAAAGTCAAAGTGAAGAAGATCACGTTTCTGGGTAATAAAAACCTGGGCGATGGGCAGCTGAAATCGAAAATGCTGACTCAGGAAGGCGGCTTCTTCTCGGGCCTTTCGGGCTCTGGTCAATACAAGCAAGAGATGTTTGAGCGCGACGTGCAGATCCTGCGCTTCCTGTATTGGAATCAAGGTTATGTCCAAGCAAAAGTCGACCGTCCGCAAGTGACAGTGACGCCGGATAAGAAAAATATCTACATTACCATTCGGATTGAGGAAGGTGAACAGTATGATGTTGGCGAAGTGGATTTCGCCGGCGATATTCTGTTTCCGAAGCAAGAGTTGTATGAGGCGATCAAGATCGACGATAACGGTGTTTTTGCCTACGATGTTTTGCAAAAAGACATCAGCGAGTTGACGGCGAAATATGGAGATCTGGGCTACGCCTATGCCAACGTGATTCCGCGCACGGCCTTCAATGCCAAAGAACGCAAAGTGAATTTGATCTTCGAATTCGACAAGGGTTCTAAAGTTTACTTCGGTAAGATCAACATGATCGGCAATACGAAGACGCGTGATAAAGTCATCCGTCGCGAGTTAAAAATCAATGAGGGCGAGCTTTACAACGAAACCCGCCGTCGTCAGTCCTTAGAAAATATCCAACGTTTGGGTTACTTTGAAGAGGTCAACTTTAAGACCTCGATTGATCCTGAGCGCACGGAAGTGATGAATGTGGATATTGCCGTGAAGGAAAGAAATACCGGGCAGATTCAATTAGGGGCCGGTTACGGAACGTCCCAAGGTTTCACGTTACAGGGGTCAATCAATCAGGCGAACTTTTTAGGAAAAGGTCAAAACCTTGGTGCTTCACTGAATCTAAGTAATACCGGAAGTTACTACAGTCTTTCGTTCACTGAGCCGTACTTCAACGACACACTTTGGTCGGTGGGTGGTGACCTTTATCAAAGTGCGAACTCGGCGCGTGCGGACTACGATGAAAAGCACACCGGCGGGGCGATCCGCTTTGGTCATCCCTTGGCAGAGTTCACTCGCGGATATCTGCGCTATAAATACGATGATACGCTCTTGGAAGAAAAATTCGATAGTGAAGAGCAGTCTTTAACGGACCGTGATTTGTTCCCTCTCGAAACAGCATCGGGCGTGACTTCGTCGGTTACCGCGACAATTGACTATGACACTCGCAATGACCGTCAAATGCCGACCAAAGGGATGTACGCAAGTGCATCTTATGAGTATGCAGGTCTAGGCGGGGATTTGAAGTTCACTCGTATGAATACGAATTTCCGTTATTATAAAAACCTCTTCTGGGATGTGGTGTGGCGAAATAACATCAGTTACGCCCGCATCGATTCTTTGGAAGGCCAAGACGTGCCTTTCAGTGAGCTTTATCTTCTTGGTGGCCCTTATTCATTGCGTGGTTATCGTTCGTACCGTGTGGGTAAAATGAAACTATCCAACAAGATCAAAGCGAAGATCATCGCGGACAACCCGGGGATTAGTGACGAAGAAGCCACAAAACGTGCGATGCGTTTCTATGGTGGTACTCAGCAGGCTATGTACCAGACGGAATTACAGTTCCCTTTGGTGAAAGAAGCTGGCATCATGGGTGCTGGATTCTTCGACGTCGGTGCTGCGGACGATCTCTTATCTGAAGATAACTTCTACGCGGACGTCGGCTTCGGTATCCGCTGGTACTCTCCGATCGGGGTCCTGCGTTTTGAATGGGGTTTCCCATTGAATCGCGATCCACTTTATCACGACGCCACCGTGTTTGAGTTTTCGATCGGGCCTAGCTTCTAG
- a CDS encoding ABC transporter ATP-binding protein: MNDTQVFLKATDIHKSYTQGTGELEILRGISLEIKEGEALAILGSSGAGKSTLLQIMGTLDRPNKGELICEGRDLLAMDDEELSRFRNSEMGFVFQFHHLLGEFTALENIMIPCRVAGESPKQAREKALHLLDFMGLSERREHYPNQLSGGELQRVAIARALVRHPKILFADEPTGNLDSQTSGKIQELFFRLKEEMKLALVVVTHDLTFATKFPKVYRMKDGVWI; encoded by the coding sequence ATGAATGACACTCAAGTTTTTTTGAAAGCCACAGATATTCACAAGTCCTATACCCAAGGAACCGGGGAACTTGAAATCCTTCGCGGCATCAGTCTGGAAATCAAAGAGGGCGAAGCGCTGGCGATTCTGGGATCTTCAGGAGCGGGTAAGAGCACTCTGTTGCAGATCATGGGGACCTTAGATCGTCCGAACAAGGGCGAGCTGATTTGCGAAGGGCGCGATCTTTTGGCGATGGATGATGAAGAGCTGTCGCGCTTTCGCAATTCTGAAATGGGCTTTGTATTTCAGTTTCATCACTTGTTAGGTGAATTCACGGCTTTGGAAAATATCATGATTCCCTGTCGTGTCGCGGGCGAATCGCCGAAGCAGGCGCGCGAGAAGGCTTTGCATCTTTTAGATTTTATGGGGCTTTCTGAGCGCCGCGAACACTATCCGAATCAACTTTCTGGTGGAGAGTTGCAGCGTGTGGCCATCGCGCGCGCCTTGGTGCGACACCCGAAGATTTTATTCGCTGATGAGCCCACGGGAAATTTAGATTCTCAGACAAGTGGTAAGATCCAAGAGTTGTTCTTTCGACTCAAAGAAGAGATGAAGCTCGCCTTGGTCGTCGTCACTCACGATCTGACGTTTGCAACGAAGTTCCCTAAGGTGTACCGAATGAAAGATGGCGTCTGGATCTAG